A stretch of DNA from Paenibacillus sp. FSL W8-0186:
TGAAACAGAGAAAGTAAAACTAAAACAAAAAATTATTACATCCCAGAACAATGGCCCGGAAAAATGTACGTCTCACCCACATCCCTTTTTTGGAAAACTGACTCCTGAGCAATGGGGAATAGGATTATATAAGCATCTAAACCATCATTTAAATCAGTTTGGTGTTTAGTCATTAACTGAAGTATTAAGGGTTACCAAGATAAAGAAAGCTGCTTAAGATTGCAGATGATTTCAATCTTGATCATAAACTTGATTCCATAAAGGAATTTGCTAGCTAACCAATGTTTCCTGAACATCGACAGTAAAGTCTCAATTCGCTTGTTCTAAATTCACATTCAAAGTTTTAGAAATACCAAAGTATTTATATTTGATACGAATGCTTTCAATGTCTTCCTTGTTTATGATCATAACCCCGTAATGCAGTGGTAGTTGTTTTGTATTATTATTTAATAATTCTCTTAGTTCATTTTCAGATAATTTGGGACGAATAAATCCCTCGTCAAGGCCGATGATTCGTGCTTGCGGACTATGTTCAATTCCAGCAGAAACGATTTGTCCAGTATAACTCATGACCAAATTAAGTTGTTCTGGTTGTTTTCCGTTGTTTACAGTTACTTTTTCTATCTCCATTTTAATAAATCCATCATTTATAAGTGAAAGATATATTCGTTTTTGTTCATTATCATAATTGGACCAACCATCTGCCTTTAACGGATCAGATATCCATACATACATATAAAAGAAGAGCGTAGTAATGCATAATAAAATGATAAAAGAAAAGGACCATATTTTAGCCTTCTTTTGTTTCCACATTGAACAACACCTCGTATTAAATTCTTAAAGCTAGCAGGTTTTAATGCATAAGTATGTAGGCAGAGTCCATTCGGACCCTGCCTAATTTAATTTATATCTGCCTTATCGATGATCAGGAAGCTTCTGTATGATATCAGAATAGATGTTCATTATTGTATCAATATCCACTCGTTTCTTATTATCGTCGGTGTAACCTGCTCTAGCTGTGCCATCAGTGTAATCATAAAAGATGACGTTGCCATGGTTATAAGGCTCCATGATCGGATCAGTATCTAAACTCATTTCGGGTGAAACATTCCCTGCTGCTTGAGAAGGCTCTCTTCGTTCCCGAAACAACTGTCCAATGGCAATGGCTTTGCCATCTATAATTTGCACAAAAGTAAAAATTCCATCATTAAAATAGTAGGTATCTGCTCTTCCTACGGGGAAGGAATATTGGTGTAAACGGTAACCATCTAGTGTACCAAGTGTTTTAAAATCTGCGTGGATCGGCAATGCGATAGCGGCTTTACGCGCTGCTTGAAGGTCTTCTTGATACAATAATTTTGGATCAAATGAATAGTCTTTGGAGTTAACAAAAACGAATTTGCGGATGGATTCAAATTGTACCGTGTATCCTAAGGATTCGGTGATAAAGCGTAATGGAACAAGAACACGGCCATTTTTATTTTGGGCAGGCATATTCATTTGGATCGGTTTTTCATTTTTATAGGCAGTTTTGCTGTTCACACTTATCTTCAAGTAATCCCCATCTTTATTCTGTACTGTTGTAATTTTAGTTGAGGGGTTGAAGCTGTAGGAAAGGCCAAGGGATGCAAGTGCTCGGATGGGAACGAATAGGTGACTCTTATCCATAAGAGGATGTACGTCCATTTTGATAAACTCTCCATTCACGACGACTTCAATGGGTCTAGCCTCCTTTTCTGCCATTTCTATAGGAGCTGCGAAGGCGAATGATTGATTCAGCAGCCCCAAGCCTAGAGCTAATATGAATCCTGATAACATTTTTTTCATTAAAAGGTCCCCTCCCTGTAAGTCTCTTTTTGAGTATAAATTATTGTATATATTTGTAGAAGTGAAGTGTTCTAGGTGTTTAAAATAAATAGCGAGAGGGACTTGTCTAATAGTGATAGTCCTTTTCCCCTAATTTGTAACTGTAAAATTTATGCAATTCGTTGGATATCTTATCCCTTCAACTTAATAAATAATCAGGGTAGAGCTTACTATCCAGACATCCTCATCACCTAAACATTGGAGGGAGTGTCCAAGCTTGTTACGTTCCATTATTCGTAAAACCAGTTTTGCTCTTCTCAGCCTGACCCTAGTATCGGGAATCGCGTCTAGTCACGGGTATGCATCTTCTGAAGCCGGGAAACCTGTAATTGAATGGTCCCGCCAGTACGGCGTGGATGAAAAGGTAACCGGGCAAAATATTACCTCTACCTCGGATGGAGGCTATGTTGTTACAGGCACTGTCATTGAAAAGGAGTCAGGAATTAGAAAGGCAAACATTTTGAAGCTCGATTCTTCCGGGACACTACAATGGGAACAAAAAATTCAGCATAATAACACTAGCAGAACTGAAGTTGATGTGACCATTGAAACGAAAGACGGCGGATATCTTTCCTGTGGAAGCATTCTAAAAGAAAACGGAAAATATGACATCTTACTCATCAAACTAAATGCTCAGGGCACTGTGGAATGGATGGAGGAATACAACTATGGCTTTACTATGTATTCGTTGTCCGTGGCAGAAACCAAGGATAATGGCTTTGTGATTACGGGTAGAAGCTTTGGAGGGTCAGATATTTACTACGCTTATGTATTAAAAATAAATGCTCAGGGACAGGAACTTTGGCTGAAAAAGCTAAAATTTAGCTATGATCAGGACTTTGAGGATATCATTGCAACTCCGGATGGCGGCTCGATCGCGGTAGGCAGCCAGGTTGACCGATTTTTCAACGATCCGAATAGAGGAGCTGTGATCAGCAAATTAAATGCGGACGGGGAGGAAGTTTGGACCCGAAAACTGTCCGCAGCCCCCAAATTAAGGACAGCATATTCAATCGCTCCCTCCGATGATGGGTACGT
This window harbors:
- a CDS encoding copper amine oxidase N-terminal domain-containing protein produces the protein MKKMLSGFILALGLGLLNQSFAFAAPIEMAEKEARPIEVVVNGEFIKMDVHPLMDKSHLFVPIRALASLGLSYSFNPSTKITTVQNKDGDYLKISVNSKTAYKNEKPIQMNMPAQNKNGRVLVPLRFITESLGYTVQFESIRKFVFVNSKDYSFDPKLLYQEDLQAARKAAIALPIHADFKTLGTLDGYRLHQYSFPVGRADTYYFNDGIFTFVQIIDGKAIAIGQLFRERREPSQAAGNVSPEMSLDTDPIMEPYNHGNVIFYDYTDGTARAGYTDDNKKRVDIDTIMNIYSDIIQKLPDHR